One region of Deinococcus wulumuqiensis R12 genomic DNA includes:
- a CDS encoding HNH endonuclease gives MGRKRKTYALARDPNTGKRVLAHRLLAEQLLGRPLLPREIVHHRDGDSSNNEPGNLLVLPSQRYHAHLEFHLRRQRLGMPTLFPELFAGWDEQCRGGLFDCVLALRVAEPPLQARRGRNIQQPAQNQPTDQTLPLLFLLPEQSALETSTLKVAPPAVSSASWQLLGDVLAQIRLQVGVSDQTVLLPVIRQSEGTSRQEAENAGRTQATPQPTAPLVLKRL, from the coding sequence ATGGGGCGCAAGAGAAAAACCTATGCCCTGGCCCGTGATCCGAACACGGGAAAGAGAGTTCTGGCGCACCGGCTGCTGGCTGAGCAGTTACTGGGTCGCCCGCTTCTGCCACGCGAGATCGTTCACCACCGCGACGGGGACAGCAGCAACAATGAGCCGGGGAATCTCCTCGTCTTACCCAGTCAGCGTTACCACGCCCACCTTGAATTCCACCTTCGGCGTCAACGGCTTGGCATGCCCACGCTGTTTCCGGAACTCTTCGCCGGGTGGGATGAGCAGTGCAGGGGCGGTTTATTTGACTGCGTCCTTGCCCTGCGGGTGGCCGAACCGCCTTTACAGGCACGCCGTGGCCGCAACATTCAGCAGCCAGCTCAGAACCAGCCAACCGATCAGACATTGCCACTACTCTTTCTGCTGCCTGAACAAAGCGCATTGGAGACCAGCACACTGAAGGTGGCCCCCCCGGCCGTCAGCTCGGCCTCCTGGCAGCTTCTGGGGGATGTCTTGGCCCAGATTCGGCTGCAGGTGGGGGTAAGCGACCAGACAGTCCTTCTTCCAGTGATCAGGCAATCCGAAGGGACCAGTCGCCAGGAAGCCGAGAACGCAGGCCGAACCCAGGCGACGCCCCAACCCACTGCTCCGCTTGTCCTGAAGAGGCTCTAA
- a CDS encoding replication initiator protein A, with protein MAQKKTPAQPVPPTLSVALPPRAGGHDELNVAQLSLISAQSRVPDSYTSWSRTYEAGERIVTVTCTALTGEVVPHGLDNDVMVAIINLYIEDACPDDGTLRTTLHRLLNAAGLATSAHYYREVRKSLRRLQSTNYQILQGWWVQGRQKHMDTSFNYLWQVTAHTEDRNDAGTVLDIRLPDQMAQSIREGYVKPLNLSLYRELSSPPVRAVYRVLDALRWESTTGQAQDEVTVPLLDWGERLSIYSSEPDKIRRVLQPAHEELQIKGVLREVTCEGRGKAQHLTYHFTPLRHAPDPELLRALVERGMFPGVAGRHLTDHPDPEPVRLALRRFDAYPGHKQNRGALLRDMLLHPERYDDVTVAPQSLASTDRLKRQAPVEETEAEALAEREKQRQALLSLPLAKQLTRVNNQLKLSGLLKVMTPEQIEAISRAITHNKVSAYEVVQLLVTGVTAPQEQTLEALKDLLADAQVEATGGS; from the coding sequence ATGGCTCAAAAGAAGACGCCTGCTCAACCAGTACCTCCAACCCTGAGTGTCGCCCTGCCTCCACGGGCAGGTGGCCACGACGAACTGAATGTTGCGCAGCTTTCCCTGATCAGCGCGCAGTCACGGGTGCCTGACAGTTACACCAGCTGGTCACGTACCTACGAGGCGGGCGAGCGCATCGTTACGGTCACTTGCACTGCCCTGACCGGTGAGGTCGTTCCTCACGGCCTGGACAACGACGTCATGGTCGCCATCATCAATCTCTACATCGAAGACGCATGCCCTGATGATGGGACCCTGCGAACCACGCTGCACCGCCTGCTCAATGCCGCAGGTCTGGCCACATCCGCCCACTACTACCGGGAGGTTCGCAAGTCCCTACGTCGGCTTCAGTCCACCAATTACCAGATTCTCCAGGGGTGGTGGGTACAAGGTCGGCAAAAGCACATGGACACGTCCTTCAACTACCTCTGGCAGGTCACGGCCCATACAGAGGATCGCAACGATGCTGGCACCGTACTGGACATTCGCCTACCTGACCAGATGGCCCAGAGTATCCGCGAAGGATACGTCAAGCCACTGAACCTCTCGCTCTACCGGGAACTCAGCAGCCCACCAGTCCGGGCGGTCTATCGCGTCCTCGACGCTTTGCGCTGGGAATCGACGACCGGGCAGGCTCAGGACGAGGTCACTGTCCCCCTGCTCGATTGGGGCGAGCGCCTGAGCATCTACAGTTCGGAGCCTGACAAGATTCGCCGAGTTCTGCAACCTGCGCATGAGGAGCTACAGATAAAGGGCGTGCTCCGGGAAGTCACCTGTGAAGGAAGGGGCAAAGCGCAGCACCTGACGTACCACTTCACGCCGCTGCGGCACGCTCCGGACCCAGAACTTCTCCGGGCGCTGGTCGAGCGGGGAATGTTTCCCGGTGTGGCTGGGCGGCACCTGACAGATCATCCAGATCCTGAACCGGTGCGACTCGCCCTTCGGCGCTTTGACGCCTATCCGGGCCATAAACAGAACAGGGGGGCCTTACTGCGGGACATGCTGCTGCATCCAGAGAGGTACGACGACGTGACGGTAGCCCCCCAGAGCCTTGCCTCAACAGATCGGCTCAAGCGTCAGGCTCCAGTGGAAGAAACCGAGGCCGAAGCATTGGCCGAGAGGGAAAAGCAGCGTCAGGCTCTGCTGTCCCTCCCCCTGGCGAAGCAGCTGACCCGGGTGAACAACCAGCTCAAGCTCAGCGGACTGCTCAAGGTCATGACGCCTGAGCAAATTGAAGCAATCAGTCGTGCCATCACCCACAACAAAGTCAGCGCGTACGAAGTGGTACAACTCTTGGTCACCGGCGTCACAGCTCCACAGGAGCAGACCCTGGAGGCTCTCAAAGATCTACTTGCTGATGCCCAAGTCGAGGCTACAGGGGGTTCGTAA
- a CDS encoding type I restriction-modification system subunit M N-terminal domain-containing protein, with protein MTTSSRKASKAKTASLEEVLWNTADQLRGHMDAAEYKHVVLGLVFLKYISDSFEKLHAQLLAEADEDTAEDRDEYVAEGVFWVPREARWSELKANAKQPDIGKRVDEAMSALERENARQLKGMLPTGYARPSLPHHVIGGLIDEISKYGVGGTVGGDEGKLLT; from the coding sequence ATGACAACCAGTTCTCGCAAAGCCAGCAAGGCCAAGACGGCAAGCCTCGAAGAAGTCCTTTGGAATACTGCCGACCAGCTCCGGGGCCACATGGACGCGGCTGAGTACAAACACGTGGTGCTGGGTCTTGTCTTTCTGAAGTACATCAGTGACTCGTTTGAGAAGCTCCACGCTCAGCTGCTGGCTGAGGCTGACGAAGACACCGCCGAAGACCGGGATGAATACGTGGCCGAAGGGGTGTTCTGGGTGCCCCGTGAAGCCCGTTGGAGCGAGCTGAAAGCCAACGCCAAGCAGCCTGACATCGGCAAACGGGTAGACGAAGCAATGAGCGCCTTGGAACGCGAGAACGCTCGCCAGCTTAAGGGCATGCTCCCGACGGGCTACGCCCGCCCGAGCCTGCCTCACCACGTGATTGGCGGCCTGATTGACGAAATCAGCAAGTACGGGGTCGGTGGCACGGTCGGAGGGGATGAAGGCAAGCTGCTGACGTAA
- the tnpC gene encoding IS66 family transposase gives MGIQEERCPNCARLEARIAELEAELRALKTLLGLDSSNSNQPPSKDPPWKPKSERQKSERSSGGQKGHPGKTLKFSDQPDEIQTLPLTGVCSCGTVWDEVEVTDHLARQVHDLPELRLYITEYQAEVKCCPNCGCRGQAAFPEHVPGQVQYGPRLHAFTTFLNVGHFIPLGRVTQITDALFGASISDGTVALNINLASERLEAFENDLKAGLKQQAVLHADETGTKVNGKLNWFHVACFARGTLYTLHEKRGYAAIEAAGVLTDFRGVVVHDAWNTYFRLPGEHALCNAHLLRELRKLDEHDQQPWAGELRRALQQIYHAQKSGTLTEEQKAAFYTRFDELVLAGLEANPVQEPVPKRRGKPKQLPGRNLALRCQQHRAAMLLFLERADVPFDNNQAERDIRMACVKRKVSGGFRSEAGGEAFCRIRSFISTLQKQGLSVWTGLVDVFRGVLPKLHFSC, from the coding sequence ATGGGTATCCAAGAGGAACGCTGCCCTAACTGTGCCCGATTAGAAGCTCGGATTGCCGAGCTTGAGGCTGAATTACGGGCTCTGAAGACCCTCCTTGGTCTGGATAGCAGCAACTCCAATCAACCACCGAGCAAAGACCCGCCCTGGAAACCCAAGAGCGAGCGTCAGAAGAGCGAACGCTCTTCTGGTGGACAAAAGGGACACCCAGGGAAAACGCTGAAATTCAGTGACCAGCCCGACGAAATCCAAACGCTACCACTCACCGGAGTCTGCTCTTGTGGGACTGTCTGGGATGAGGTGGAGGTCACCGACCATCTCGCTCGACAGGTTCACGACTTGCCAGAACTGCGCCTCTACATCACCGAGTATCAGGCCGAAGTGAAGTGCTGCCCAAATTGTGGTTGTCGTGGACAGGCCGCTTTTCCCGAGCATGTCCCTGGTCAGGTGCAGTACGGCCCACGTCTCCATGCCTTCACGACCTTCCTGAATGTGGGGCATTTCATCCCACTGGGGCGGGTCACCCAAATTACGGACGCGCTGTTCGGCGCGTCCATCAGCGATGGCACAGTGGCGCTCAACATCAACCTGGCCTCAGAACGCCTGGAGGCTTTTGAGAATGACCTGAAAGCTGGCCTGAAGCAACAAGCTGTGCTTCATGCGGACGAAACGGGCACCAAGGTGAATGGGAAGCTGAACTGGTTCCATGTGGCCTGTTTTGCCAGGGGAACGCTCTATACCTTGCACGAGAAGCGCGGCTACGCGGCGATTGAGGCGGCTGGCGTGTTGACCGACTTTAGGGGCGTCGTGGTTCACGACGCCTGGAACACCTATTTCCGTCTTCCTGGGGAGCATGCGCTGTGCAATGCTCATCTGCTCCGCGAACTGCGCAAGTTGGATGAGCACGACCAGCAACCCTGGGCCGGTGAACTGCGGCGGGCGTTGCAGCAGATTTACCACGCCCAGAAGTCCGGGACACTGACGGAGGAGCAGAAGGCAGCGTTCTATACGCGCTTCGATGAACTGGTGCTGGCTGGCCTGGAAGCAAATCCGGTACAGGAACCTGTTCCAAAGCGGCGGGGGAAGCCCAAACAGCTTCCCGGGCGCAACCTGGCCTTGCGGTGTCAGCAGCACCGCGCAGCGATGCTGCTTTTTCTGGAGCGTGCTGACGTGCCGTTCGACAACAATCAGGCGGAACGGGACATCAGGATGGCCTGTGTCAAACGCAAAGTTTCGGGTGGTTTTCGCTCAGAAGCGGGCGGTGAGGCGTTCTGCCGCATTCGCAGCTTCATTTCTACCCTTCAGAAGCAGGGCCTATCGGTTTGGACTGGTTTGGTTGACGTCTTTCGTGGCGTCTTACCTAAACTCCACTTCTCGTGCTGA
- a CDS encoding SAM-dependent methyltransferase — protein MLSSYLLTEQPAQKAEADLLGKVYQYMLGRFAAAEGKLGGEFYTPDSVVMTLVEMLAPYKGRVYDPACGSGGMFVQSEKFVEAHKGKIGDISIYGQESNYTTWKLARMNLAIRRIDADLGRENADTFHHDLHPDLRADYILANPPFNISNWGGERLRDDKRWKFGAPPVGNANYAWLQHILYHLAPTGTAGVVLANGSLSSNQSGEGEIRQAMLRGDKVDCIVAMPGQLFYTTQIPVSLWILANSKTNGKGQEGRPLRDRSGQVLFIDARELGFMKTRVERDLSEQDRARIVETYHNWRSDGSGEYADVPGFCKSASLEDIEKNGWVLTPGRYVGAAPKEEDTEPFGEKMTCLSTELREQFAESDRLQAVIKANLERLGYGG, from the coding sequence GTGCTGAGCAGTTACCTGCTGACTGAGCAGCCCGCCCAGAAGGCTGAGGCCGACCTGCTGGGCAAGGTCTACCAGTACATGCTGGGCCGCTTTGCTGCGGCTGAGGGTAAGCTGGGCGGCGAGTTCTATACGCCCGACAGCGTGGTCATGACCTTGGTGGAGATGCTGGCCCCCTACAAAGGCCGTGTGTATGACCCCGCCTGCGGTTCGGGCGGTATGTTCGTGCAGTCCGAGAAGTTCGTGGAAGCGCACAAAGGCAAAATCGGTGACATCTCCATCTACGGGCAGGAGAGCAACTACACCACTTGGAAGCTAGCCCGCATGAACCTCGCCATTCGCCGCATCGATGCTGACTTGGGCCGTGAGAATGCCGACACCTTCCACCACGACCTGCATCCAGACCTGCGGGCCGATTACATCCTTGCTAACCCGCCCTTCAACATCAGCAACTGGGGCGGCGAACGCCTGCGCGACGACAAGCGCTGGAAGTTCGGTGCGCCGCCTGTGGGGAACGCCAACTATGCCTGGTTGCAGCATATCCTCTACCACTTGGCCCCTACTGGCACGGCGGGCGTGGTGCTCGCCAACGGCTCCCTGAGCAGCAACCAGAGCGGTGAGGGTGAAATCAGGCAGGCCATGCTGCGGGGCGACAAGGTGGACTGCATCGTGGCGATGCCGGGGCAACTCTTCTACACCACCCAGATTCCCGTGAGTCTGTGGATTCTGGCGAACAGCAAGACGAACGGCAAGGGACAGGAAGGCCGCCCTCTGCGTGACCGTTCGGGTCAAGTGCTGTTTATTGACGCCCGCGAACTGGGCTTTATGAAGACCCGCGTGGAGCGTGACCTGAGCGAGCAAGACCGCGCCCGAATCGTGGAGACGTACCACAACTGGCGCAGCGACGGCAGCGGCGAATATGCCGATGTCCCAGGCTTTTGCAAAAGCGCCAGCCTGGAAGACATCGAGAAGAACGGCTGGGTGCTGACCCCTGGGCGTTACGTCGGCGCGGCTCCCAAAGAGGAGGACACCGAACCCTTCGGCGAGAAGATGACCTGCCTGAGCACGGAACTCCGCGAGCAGTTTGCCGAGAGTGACCGTCTGCAAGCGGTCATCAAGGCCAACCTGGAGCGGCTGGGTTATGGTGGCTAG
- a CDS encoding Abi family protein — translation MTFAKPALSLSDQRLKFESRGLVMTDAARVERYLGAIGYYRLSAYTRPFQQDFATHTFHSGVTFDDVLNLYIFDRRLRLILLDALERVEVALRTRLNDLMCQRTGDTHWYTDRANFDDRYDHARLLAEVRSHKDDFVTSYQAKYAAPADIPAWMAMQAISFGAAQKVLLNLKRREQQAVCQTFGMDRYMVTWVYALVILRNHCAHHARTWNRTFHVNLPLNGAGPASLRGAITPANHNILDGYVLVLDTFMQHVSPGSQWWGRLQHLVQEYHDSTPHAFHQADVQRRAAHLLRGGGP, via the coding sequence ATGACCTTCGCTAAACCTGCCCTGAGTCTGAGTGACCAGCGCCTGAAGTTTGAGAGCAGGGGGCTGGTCATGACCGACGCCGCCAGAGTCGAGCGTTACCTCGGGGCCATCGGCTACTACCGCCTCAGTGCGTATACCCGGCCTTTTCAGCAGGACTTTGCTACCCATACCTTTCATTCAGGCGTGACCTTCGATGATGTTCTCAACCTCTACATCTTCGACCGCCGCCTCCGACTCATCCTGCTCGATGCCCTGGAACGGGTAGAAGTGGCCCTACGTACTCGACTCAACGACTTGATGTGCCAGCGTACTGGTGATACCCACTGGTACACCGATAGGGCCAATTTCGATGACCGATACGACCATGCCCGGCTCCTTGCCGAAGTTCGGAGCCATAAGGATGATTTCGTGACCAGCTATCAGGCGAAGTACGCTGCGCCTGCCGATATTCCCGCATGGATGGCGATGCAGGCCATCAGCTTCGGTGCGGCGCAGAAGGTACTTCTCAATCTCAAGCGGCGTGAGCAGCAGGCTGTCTGTCAAACCTTCGGGATGGACAGGTACATGGTCACCTGGGTCTATGCCCTGGTCATCCTCCGCAACCACTGTGCCCACCACGCCCGGACGTGGAACCGCACTTTTCACGTCAACCTGCCCCTGAATGGAGCTGGCCCAGCCTCTCTGCGGGGAGCGATTACACCTGCCAATCACAACATCCTCGACGGTTACGTGCTCGTCCTCGACACGTTCATGCAGCACGTCAGTCCGGGAAGCCAGTGGTGGGGCAGGCTTCAGCATCTGGTGCAGGAGTATCACGACAGCACACCGCACGCTTTTCATCAGGCAGACGTACAGCGCCGGGCGGCCCATCTTCTCCGTGGAGGCGGCCCATGA
- a CDS encoding PDDEXK nuclease domain-containing protein, with protein MSPDLAPPNAYAALLSDLKAQIRTAQTRAALSVNRELVLLYWHIGRVILNRQQAEGWGAKVIDQLSRDLKAEFPDIKGFSPRNLKYMQQFAAAWPDEQMVQQVVAQIPWGHNIILLQSLKDAAQREWYAQAAIQHGWSRNVLAHQIDSRLIERQGQATTNFDRALPASQSELARQLLKDPYNFDFLTLHDQALERDLEKGLLAHLRDFMLELGVGFAFVGSQYHLEVGGEDFYLDLLFYHLKLRCYVVVELKIGEFRPEYVGKMNFYLSAADDLLRHEQDGPSIGLLLCRTQNKVIAEYALRGVDKPLGVSTYELAGSLPAELQGNLPSVEQLEKEMEKMGSGENGE; from the coding sequence ATGAGTCCTGACCTCGCTCCCCCCAACGCCTACGCGGCCTTGCTGAGCGACCTCAAGGCCCAGATTCGCACGGCCCAGACGCGGGCGGCCCTGAGCGTCAACCGTGAACTGGTGCTGCTGTACTGGCACATCGGGCGGGTCATTCTGAACAGGCAGCAGGCCGAGGGCTGGGGCGCAAAAGTCATAGACCAGCTTTCGCGTGACCTCAAGGCCGAGTTTCCCGACATAAAGGGCTTTAGCCCGCGCAACCTGAAGTACATGCAGCAGTTCGCCGCCGCCTGGCCCGACGAGCAAATGGTGCAACAAGTTGTTGCCCAAATTCCCTGGGGACACAACATCATCCTGCTGCAAAGCCTTAAGGACGCTGCCCAGCGCGAGTGGTACGCCCAGGCCGCCATTCAGCACGGCTGGAGTCGGAACGTGCTGGCCCACCAGATAGACAGCCGCCTGATAGAGCGCCAGGGGCAGGCCACCACCAACTTTGACCGCGCCCTGCCCGCCTCGCAGTCGGAACTGGCCCGGCAACTTCTGAAAGACCCGTACAACTTCGACTTTCTGACCCTGCACGACCAAGCCCTGGAGCGCGACCTGGAAAAAGGGCTGCTGGCGCACCTGCGCGACTTCATGCTGGAATTGGGTGTGGGGTTTGCCTTTGTGGGCAGCCAGTACCACCTGGAAGTGGGCGGCGAGGACTTTTACCTTGACCTGCTCTTTTACCACCTGAAACTGCGCTGCTACGTGGTGGTGGAGCTGAAAATAGGCGAGTTCCGGCCCGAATACGTGGGCAAGATGAACTTTTACCTGAGTGCTGCCGACGACCTGCTGAGGCACGAGCAGGACGGCCCCAGCATTGGCCTACTGCTGTGCCGCACGCAGAACAAAGTGATTGCCGAGTACGCCCTGCGCGGGGTGGATAAGCCGCTGGGTGTGAGTACCTATGAGCTGGCGGGGAGCCTGCCCGCCGAGCTACAGGGCAACCTGCCGAGCGTGGAACAACTGGAGAAGGAAATGGAGAAAATGGGGAGTGGGGAAAATGGCGAGTGA